A region of Mycobacteriales bacterium DNA encodes the following proteins:
- a CDS encoding VOC family protein, giving the protein MSGPAVVKALSGVVLDSVEPPALARFYAELLGWEIAVEDATWVILKGPGDGTHLSFQLEPELQRPRWPSTRADQQMMIHLDFLVEDLAAAVGKVTELGGTLADHQPQEHVRVCADPEGHVFCLFLE; this is encoded by the coding sequence ATGAGTGGGCCTGCGGTGGTCAAGGCGCTGAGTGGCGTCGTCCTGGACAGTGTCGAGCCACCGGCTCTGGCCCGCTTCTACGCCGAGCTGCTGGGCTGGGAGATCGCGGTCGAGGACGCGACCTGGGTGATCCTCAAGGGGCCCGGCGACGGCACGCACCTGTCGTTCCAACTCGAACCAGAATTGCAGCGCCCGAGATGGCCCTCGACCCGCGCCGACCAGCAGATGATGATCCACCTTGACTTCCTGGTCGAGGATTTGGCGGCGGCGGTGGGCAAGGTGACCGAACTCGGCGGGACCCTGGCCGACCACCAGCCGCAGGAGCACGTGCGGGTATGCGCCGACCCGGAGGGTCACGTCTTCTGCCTGTTTCTCGAATAG
- a CDS encoding (Fe-S)-binding protein, with protein sequence MRIGLFLTCVNDTAFPDTGKAVVRLLERLGHDVDFPMAQTCCGQMHVNTGYRPEAYALVRRYAETFAPYDAVVCPSGSCVGMVRDQHARLAAESGDPTLAGDVARVAAKTYELSELLVDVLGVTDVGAYYPHRVTYHPTCHSARLIRVGDKPTRLLRAVRGIDLVDLPDSDTCCGFGG encoded by the coding sequence ATGCGCATCGGCTTGTTCCTCACCTGCGTCAACGACACGGCGTTCCCGGACACCGGCAAGGCCGTGGTGCGGCTGCTCGAGCGGCTCGGCCACGACGTCGATTTCCCGATGGCGCAGACCTGCTGCGGTCAGATGCACGTCAACACCGGCTACCGGCCGGAGGCCTACGCACTGGTCCGGCGTTATGCCGAGACCTTCGCGCCGTACGACGCCGTGGTCTGTCCGTCCGGCTCGTGCGTCGGGATGGTCCGCGACCAGCACGCCCGCCTGGCGGCCGAGTCGGGCGACCCGACGCTGGCCGGCGACGTGGCTCGTGTCGCGGCGAAGACCTACGAGCTGTCCGAGCTCCTCGTCGACGTCCTGGGAGTCACCGACGTCGGCGCCTACTATCCGCACCGCGTCACGTATCACCCGACCTGCCACTCGGCCCGGCTGATCAGGGTCGGTGACAAGCCGACCCGACTGCTGCGGGCGGTCCGCGGGATCGATCTGGTCGATCTCCCGGACTCCGACACCTGCTGCGGGTTCGGCGGC